A single genomic interval of Leptospirales bacterium harbors:
- a CDS encoding response regulator, translated as MEILIIDPDRSVREYYKRMLESEFRQVQVHFAATGAEALGFVAAQSCDICLSETRLPDLDIFDLLIHFHQRRIPVIVVTSEDSERLAVECMRAGAADFVSRGHIKLGHLPLAIARAVLEYERAEKARAAGATVELPAEYDRINQRLKSYIQVERAELRRRVESADADPAFIDGERYWITYLYLQLFYPESIRSTLDERRLLALQERILSRLCDIPGTHEGKLWTRKEDGAFFAFPGDTYLGALLAAVEMRATVNILNMTVDNLTESVQINIGLAAGQTVYRENKSQIYSEALNLSAHMAINNPERSVLMMTADIYEKIGPRARKYFFAAGQFEGREVYRYERTA; from the coding sequence ATGGAAATCCTGATCATTGATCCTGATCGGTCGGTGCGCGAATACTACAAGCGCATGCTGGAATCGGAGTTTCGCCAGGTGCAGGTCCACTTTGCCGCGACGGGGGCCGAAGCGCTGGGCTTTGTCGCCGCGCAAAGCTGCGACATCTGCCTGAGCGAAACGCGCCTCCCGGACCTTGATATCTTCGACCTGCTGATTCATTTTCATCAGCGTCGCATTCCGGTAATCGTTGTTACTTCGGAAGATTCCGAACGCCTGGCAGTGGAGTGCATGCGCGCTGGCGCTGCCGACTTCGTTTCGCGGGGCCATATCAAACTCGGGCACCTGCCGCTGGCGATTGCCCGCGCCGTGCTGGAATATGAGCGCGCCGAAAAAGCCCGCGCGGCTGGAGCAACCGTCGAATTGCCTGCGGAATACGATCGCATCAACCAGCGATTGAAGTCCTACATCCAGGTAGAGCGCGCCGAGTTGCGACGCCGCGTTGAATCGGCGGACGCCGATCCAGCCTTCATTGATGGAGAGCGCTACTGGATTACCTATCTTTATTTGCAGCTTTTTTATCCCGAGTCGATTCGATCAACACTGGATGAGCGGCGGCTGCTGGCCCTGCAGGAACGGATCTTAAGTCGTCTTTGTGATATCCCCGGAACTCACGAGGGCAAGCTCTGGACGCGCAAAGAGGACGGGGCCTTCTTTGCCTTCCCTGGCGACACCTATCTGGGGGCCTTGTTGGCGGCGGTGGAGATGCGAGCGACGGTCAATATCCTGAATATGACTGTGGATAATCTGACTGAATCGGTTCAGATCAATATCGGTCTGGCCGCCGGGCAAACGGTCTACCGCGAGAACAAAAGCCAGATCTACAGCGAAGCGCTGAATCTCAGTGCGCACATGGCTATCAACAATCCGGAGCGAAGCGTTTTGATGATGACCGCCGACATCTACGAGAAGATCGGTCCGCGGGCGCGGAAGTATTTCTTCGCCGCAGGTCAATTTGAAGGGCGCGAGGTTTATCGCTACGAACGCACCGCCTGA
- a CDS encoding M3 family metallopeptidase, translating into MPAELELANPLLQRDTLPPFQEIEARHIVPAIRSLLAALEQRLLELEKAPPADAALLDALADIDYEIQRSWGPAGHLLGVMNASELREAYEAVEQEVTAFYLRIGQSRPLFDALERLEAFGDSLDGIRRRALHLRLRDARHAGVGLDGAARQEFNDNARELTRLATEFSNAVLDATRAYRLELVEAQDVDGLPPAALAMAAASWNRSHPGEAPAGPEQGPWQFTLDFPSYMPFMQHATSRSLREAMYRASITRSSAGEFDNTARILRILKLRRRQAQLLGFQSWAELSVDSKMAQNVEEVRQFLEQLLGASRAAGSREYAELNNFAAESGLEGPLRQWDVAYYSERLRESQFQFSDEELRPYFPMPRVLQGLFALAEGLFGVRIEAADGEAPIWHPDVRYFRIRDGGGEALASFYLDPYSRPENKRGGAWMDVCIPRRRRKQDLELPVAYLVCNGTPPIGERPSLMTFREVETLFHEFGHGLQHMLTEVDFPDVSGISGVEWDAVELPSQFMENWCYHLQTLQGISAHIDSGATIPEDLFVRIKGARTFRAASDMLRQLRFALLDLQLHHDWRGGSADELFALQREMEARTSDLPPLDEDRFLCSFSHIFAGGYSAGYYSYKWAEALSADAFEAFEEAGLGNAARVAEVGRRFRHTVLAMGGSRPAMEVFELFRGRKPGIEALLRQSGVAA; encoded by the coding sequence ATGCCCGCGGAACTTGAATTGGCCAACCCACTGCTGCAGCGCGACACTCTGCCGCCCTTTCAGGAAATCGAAGCCCGCCATATTGTGCCAGCGATTCGCAGCTTGCTGGCGGCGCTTGAGCAGCGTCTGCTGGAACTGGAAAAGGCGCCGCCAGCAGACGCCGCGTTGCTCGACGCCCTCGCCGATATCGACTATGAAATCCAGCGCAGCTGGGGGCCTGCCGGGCACTTGCTGGGAGTTATGAACGCCAGCGAATTGCGCGAGGCCTACGAAGCTGTGGAGCAGGAAGTTACCGCCTTCTACTTACGTATTGGGCAAAGTCGTCCGCTTTTTGATGCTCTGGAAAGGCTGGAGGCTTTCGGCGATTCTCTGGACGGGATACGCCGCCGCGCGTTGCATTTGCGGTTGCGCGACGCCCGCCATGCCGGCGTTGGTCTGGATGGCGCGGCGCGACAGGAATTCAACGACAACGCCCGTGAACTGACCCGTCTGGCGACCGAGTTTTCCAATGCGGTGCTCGACGCAACGCGCGCCTACCGGCTGGAGCTTGTGGAGGCGCAGGATGTGGACGGTTTGCCCCCGGCGGCGCTGGCCATGGCTGCCGCCAGCTGGAATCGGTCGCATCCCGGTGAAGCGCCGGCGGGCCCGGAGCAGGGACCGTGGCAATTCACCCTGGACTTTCCTTCCTATATGCCGTTCATGCAGCACGCGACATCGCGTTCGCTTCGTGAAGCCATGTATCGAGCAAGTATTACGCGGTCAAGCGCTGGCGAGTTTGACAACACCGCCAGAATCTTACGCATCTTGAAGCTTCGTCGCAGGCAGGCGCAACTGCTTGGCTTCCAGAGCTGGGCGGAGTTGAGCGTCGATTCCAAGATGGCGCAAAACGTAGAGGAGGTGCGTCAGTTCCTGGAACAACTGCTGGGCGCTTCGCGCGCAGCTGGCAGTCGCGAATATGCGGAGCTCAACAACTTTGCTGCGGAATCCGGTCTGGAGGGCCCACTGCGCCAGTGGGATGTTGCTTACTATTCCGAAAGATTGCGCGAATCACAATTCCAATTCAGCGACGAAGAGCTGCGTCCCTATTTTCCAATGCCGCGCGTTTTGCAGGGGCTCTTTGCGCTGGCCGAAGGTCTCTTTGGCGTGCGAATCGAAGCCGCCGATGGCGAGGCGCCGATCTGGCATCCCGATGTCCGTTATTTTCGAATTCGCGATGGCGGCGGCGAGGCGCTGGCCTCGTTCTATCTGGATCCCTACTCGCGTCCGGAGAACAAGCGCGGCGGCGCGTGGATGGATGTCTGTATACCGCGTCGACGCCGGAAGCAAGACCTGGAATTGCCTGTCGCCTATCTGGTATGCAACGGTACGCCGCCGATAGGCGAGCGACCTTCGCTGATGACCTTTCGGGAGGTGGAGACGCTCTTTCACGAATTTGGCCACGGTCTGCAGCATATGCTCACAGAAGTAGATTTCCCCGATGTTTCCGGAATCAGCGGCGTTGAATGGGACGCTGTGGAACTCCCCAGCCAGTTCATGGAAAATTGGTGCTACCATCTGCAAACCTTGCAGGGGATTTCGGCGCACATTGACAGCGGAGCGACTATCCCGGAGGACCTATTTGTACGCATCAAAGGCGCGCGCACCTTCCGTGCAGCTTCGGATATGCTGCGGCAACTGCGCTTTGCGCTGCTCGATCTCCAGTTGCATCACGACTGGCGTGGCGGCAGCGCCGACGAGCTGTTTGCTCTACAGCGGGAGATGGAGGCGCGGACTTCCGATCTGCCGCCGCTGGACGAAGACCGCTTTCTCTGTTCTTTTTCACATATTTTTGCCGGCGGCTACAGCGCCGGATATTACAGCTATAAATGGGCCGAAGCCCTCTCGGCCGATGCCTTCGAGGCCTTTGAAGAAGCGGGATTGGGAAATGCAGCGAGGGTTGCGGAAGTTGGACGCCGCTTTCGTCATACGGTGCTTGCTATGGGCGGCAGCCGACCGGCAATGGAGGTCTTCGAGCTATTTCGCGGGCGCAAACCTGGCATTGAGGCGCTCCTGCGACAGAGCGGCGTGGCCGCCTGA